The following are encoded together in the Montipora capricornis isolate CH-2021 chromosome 5, ASM3666992v2, whole genome shotgun sequence genome:
- the LOC138050171 gene encoding uncharacterized protein — MRLQYIFHGQDKEPHPFHVKSNWMPLVQQSIALESYLESVKAQLADIRINKPKNNLSRNEMVALKELKNNSTINLKKADKGTTTVIMNKSNKIQEAEVQLENREHYKLLEAPMVNTTQTKVNQIIDKLHRGKHIDDMTKKWLAQTSSPPRIPVFYTLTKIHKPDPVGRPIISGCDGQTERISSFVDTLLQPIAKNNNPT, encoded by the coding sequence ATGCGCCTCCAATACATATTTCACGGACAAGACAAAGAACCACATCCTTTTCATGTCAAATCAAATTGGATGCCTCTGGTTCAACAATCCATTGCCCTTGAAAGCTATTTAGAAAGTGTCAAAGCACAACTTGCTGATATCAGAATCAATAAGCCCAAAAataatttgtcacgcaatgagATGGTAGCTttgaaagagctgaaaaataaCTCCACTATAAATCTCAAAAAAGCGGACAAAGGAACTACAACGGTCATCATgaacaaatcaaacaaaatacaGGAGGCTGAAGTGCAACTCGAGAACAGAGAGCACTATAAACTCCTTGAAGCACCGATGGTGAACACCACACAAACAAAGGTCAACCAGATCATTGACAAACTGCATCGGGGCAAACACATCgatgacatgactaaaaaatggcTTGCTCAAACCTCCAGCCCGCCTAGAATTCCTGTTTTCTACACGCTCACAAAAATCCACAAACCTGATCCGGTCGGAAGACCGATCATCTCAGGTTGTGACGGCCAAACTGAAAGAATATCCTCTTTTGTGGACACCTTGCTACAGCCTATCGCTAAAAACAACAATCCTACATAA